The genome window GCTGCATTTAGCTCCGGCAGACGCTTGAGACAGTCTCATAGATCATAGATTTTTATTTCCTCTTAGCAGAAGTGCACCAGAACAGGGAGTAATAATACCTCTTTAAGTAACGGTGTCTTGAGGAGCTCATGATATGCTTTGGCAGACTCGTCAAACTTGTCGTGCTTCTGAAGATCTAAAGCTTTGTGGTACAAAGAAAACGCTTCGGCTTCCTGCAAAGaacataaagaaaaaaagattcaCTTGGGTTTCATGGAAGTCGTACATTTAGTATAAAAGTAATTGATTGGCTTGCACTTGCACATATTCTTTATACCTGCGCCTCCTTCGTTTGACTCTTGCGACTTCTCTGGGGGTCTTGTGACTCATCAGCCGCTGTCGAGGCTGCATTTAATGCTGCTATTCGAATCTGGAAACGgataggagggggggagaaaatGACAGATAAGCACATAGAAGAAAAGCGTATTGTAGGTTTGCCATCATGGAATTGCTGAATGCTTTAAAATCAAGCAGGATAGCTGAGTAAAAGATCTTACCATTTTGATAACAGTGAAACTGAGCTTCAAACTAACTGCAGTGGCTTTTCATTCATGCTGCAGAAACATAAGAGACAGtgaatgaacgaatgaatgaatgaatgaatggattaaTATTTTGGAGTAGGGCGTGGCAGTGTTGCAACATGGAAACAGCAGCTCTGATCAACACCAGTCAGCCAGAAAAGGGAAGGTTAACAGCAGACCTAGTGTCAGTTTCGCTGACTCTGGACTCTTTTGCTGTCAATGTCTTCCCTCCGTGTCCTGCTTATCCTTAGCTTTTGGATTGTATTCAGGGAAGTGTCTGGCCACATAACGCTGATTACATCCCAGTGCCGACATGATCTTGAATAGCGCCAAAACGATGACACTTTTAAGTTACTGACAATGCATCGGGGACGATCACACATACAATTGCAGATGCAGACTCCTGCAGCATAGTCTTTAATATACTCATATAGTTGCATGGTTGTGGGGGAGCAGCCCCTGTGATCCCTGCAGAATCTGAGAAAGATAGTCTTGACCACTTGGCCATTAACAATAAAATACTTCGACCTAATATCTGATAACCCGGTTAGCGATCTAGGCCGACAGAGCTAACGTTAGCCTCCCTGGGTGAGCATCCCCGGTGAGCCTGAAGGTCTTACCGGTCACCTCCACGGTCGCTGCATGGGTTCAGTGCGACTCTGATTGTGGAGCAAACTGCGGATACCGACGTGATTATACGGCGGAATGGGCCCAAATGAGTGGTGTAAACTTTACCGAGCCATCCTTTGTTGTTGTGAGCGTTAGTATTCTACGTCACAGCATCACAGCCGCAGCATGTCGCCTTGGCCACTCCTTGATTTAGCAACCCGTCGTCCTATTGGTTGATAGTGTCGCGGCTTTCTTTTTGTCCAATGAGACATCGCGATGTTTTGGGGGCGGGGAGACCACACACCTTGCACCCAGCATTGGAACCATCCCATACAATATGAAACACAGGGAGTTTGCCTTATCAGATTGTGATTCTTAGTGCTTTTTTTCAACGTGCATTGTATTACCAGAGCCTAATCAGTTAAAACTTATTAGGGCATTTAGTttggatctttttttttctgtatttactACCACTCTTTGTTTTAAAGCAATGTACACATTCACTGTCAAAGTTACTTCATAGATAACTACaatgttattatgttattatgccAAGTACAATGTTGTCTGTCCATCCTGCGGTGTCCACACAAGTTGTGGACAGACAGCACCGAGTGGCCACGCCTTTATTGCAATATGGAATGGTCAATAACTGGTCAATCAAGGATAATAACTGCAAGATCTTTGATACGCTGCAGTCACGTCCACAGCAAATAAAAATGCATTCTGCAGCACCAGaagaatacataaaaataaTGTCAATTCATGGAGATGCATAAATATGTAGTCGCAGTGTGACAGTATGTTCCCTGACTTATTCTCTTTTACACCGAATTCAACTGCCAACTCCACAGAGCCTCAAAACCACAGCAATCGCATCACGATAACACTCCTCCCAGAGCTATCCATACCACCGAGTGCTGTCCTCACTGACCCTGTCCATTGCAGTGCATTCTCTCCCGCCTCCCTCGATGCTGAGACTGGCTGGTCGGTAACATCATTATCGATTCCCTCAGTCAGCATgcctgcagaaaaaaaaaagaagagaatgTCCCGCCGGGCGGGGTGCGGGAGCCTGCGTCACAGTCATCACCGGCCCCTATAAAAGCAGCCGGGACGCCGCTTCCCCTGTACACTCGTCCTGGCTACCTCCACTCAGAGCAGCCATGACTTCCTTTGGCTATGACTCCTACATGCCGTCCTCCTACAAGAGGAAAACGGTGGTCCGCAGCGGCGGATACGGCGGCGGCGGatacagcggcggcggcgggatcGTATCCAGGACCATGTACTCTAGCCACGCCGCAGCGCCCACCTACGGCTCCTCCGCCCGCCGGGTGTACCCCTCTCACAGCCGGACCACCCAGTACTCCGCTCCCATGtactcctccacctcggccGCCGAGCTGAGCATCAGCCAGGCGGCGCAGGTCAGCACCGAGTTCAAGACCCTGAGGACCGAGGAGAAAGCCCAGCTGCAGGACCTCAACGACCGCTTCGCCAGCTTCATCGAGCGGGTGCACGAGCTGGAGCAGCAGAAGAAGCTGCTGGAGACGGAGCTGCTGGTGCTGAGACAGAGGCACACGGAGCCCTCCAACCTGGCCGGCCTGTACGAGCAGGAGCTGCGCCAGCTCAGGGCCGCGGTTGAGGAGGCCGGCCACGAGAAGCAGGCGGCGCAGAACCACCGGGACCAGATGGACGACGTGCTCGGCAACCTGCAGGGCCGCTACGAGCAGGAGGTGATCGCCAGGGAGGACGCCGAGGGGCGGCTCGTGGACGCCAGGAAGGTCTCAGACGAGGCGGGCCTGGCCCGGGCGGAGCACGAGAAGAGGGTCGGGACCCTGTTGGACGAGCTGGCCTTCCTGAAGCGCCTGCACGAGAGCGAGATCTCAGAGCTGCAGTCCCAGGTGCAGTACAGCGCCCAGGTGTcagtggagatggaggtggtcaAGCCGGacctctccgcctccctgcgGGACGTCCGCGTCCAGTACGAGAAGCTGGCCCAGCGCAACCTCCAGTCGGCCGAAGAGTGGTTCTGCACCAAGATGAACGTGATGACGGTCGACTCGGCCCGCAACACGGACCACGCCCGCTCCGCCAAGGACGAGGTCCAGCAGTACCGCCGTCAGATCAAAGCCAGAGAGCTGGAGATCGACGCCTGCCGTGAGATGAACCAGGCTCTGGAGGGCCAGCTGCAGGAAGTACAGGACAACCAGAGCAACGAGGTCACAGAACTGCAGGTTGGAGATTGACAAAAACATCAACACTTTCTGCTTTGGTTGCACTTGACTTATTTAAGATTGTTGCACTGGATTTCCTCTTTTCAATTGTTTATGAGTAAAGGTTTCTTATACTGCTGTGTTACTGTATTATTCTTCTGCAGGTCTCAATCGTTCAACTGGAGGATGAGCTGAGGCAGAACAAGAATGACATGGCTCGTTACTTGAAAGAATACCAGGACCTCCTGAACGTTAAGATGGCTTTGGACATCGAGATTGCCGCATACAGGTCAGCTGTTTACCTAAAAGATAATTAAATTCACCGTTGTAACAGTATACGCCATCCCACGAGGGAATTCAGTATTTATCCTTCGTACATTTTCCTCTCTGTTTTGCTTTTCCTAGGAAGCTGCTTGAAGGGGAAGAGAACCGCCTTAGCGGACCGTCCATGTCCCACTACTCCCAGAGCATGTACTCCTCCATGTCCTCTGGCTACCCCCAGTATCAGATGCAGAGTCAGCTGAGCTCCGCAGCCCCCTACCTCCACAGCTATCGCCTGGGATCAGCACTCGTCAAGGAGGAGATCATCTCAGCCAGCCACGCCCAGCAGGCAGAAGCCACTCGAGAGGAGGatcaggaagaagaggaggaagaggaagagcagacTGAGgtagaagaagcagaagaggaAGTTGAGGAGGCTCAGGGCGAAGAAGAGGCTGAGTCTGAAAAGGACCaggaagagaaggaagaagacgccgaggaagaggaaggagaagcagCAGAAGAGGCTGAAGGAGACGCTGAGGCAGAAGGTCAGGAGGAAGGCGGAGACGCAGAGGCAGAAGGTGAAGAGGAAGGCGGAGACGCCGAGGCAGAAGctgaggaagaaggagaaactGAGGGAGAAGGCGACAAGGAAGGAGccgaagaggaaggagaaggtgaTGAGAAGTCTGCAGAGGGAGATGCCGAAGGAGAGGCAGCAGGTAAGCGTGTCGATGTTAATCAATATAATGATGTTTCATTGTATGCTATGTTATCTCCTTTTTGCAGAGCTTATCGTGATACACTTTTGTTCTCTTAATCCATTCCAGATGGtgctgaagaagaagagggagcagcagaaaaggaggaaaaggatgagggagagaaggaacaACCCAAGGGAGAGGAGGCACCGGCCAAAACCCAAGACGACACAAAGAAAGTTTAAATTGTTAAGATACGTTGTTTCCGAATAATGCCTATAAGTCTTACATGACCGGAGATGTCTTTTTCTGTGCTCCATACGCAGAGATCTTTGATCAATTCAAATGATTGTAAGACTCTTACAAACGAGAAGATCATAACTTGGTGAAACAGCCGATAACAAAGTATGAGTAAAGTCAGAGCATGGACGCATGCAAGCATACTCTACGAGCAAAGACATCACGCAATTAATGTTTATCAACGGAATCTCTTGAAGGACAGGGTGTGTTACATGTTCGGAAGCATCGTAGAATTTTGTTTGCCAATACCTGTGTGCTTTACTGACACCACAATATGCCTATTTATTGATGACAATGTTTGAAGCGCCTTATCTCAAATCCTTATCCATGGGGGTTGTCAATTCAATGCTGCGATTTAACTGCAATAAAGCCATAAATACATCAACTCAATATTGGTTGGATTGTGATTGTGTATGGTTCACGATGAACAAAAGAAGCTATAAAGGCACCACAACATTTAGAATTTTGTGGTCGATATCTGTGCTTTAAAAAGCAAGGTTGTATCGAAATTCTATCAAAGAGTCCCTGGGCAGTGACTAGCCACTTTTCCTTAAAGTGACGGTGAATAATTTGTACTGTTGTTGGCAGACAAAAGAGAGTTGTTGGCTGGTGTTGTATCGGGTTGGGCAATTTCCAACCCCAAAACTGAAAGAAAGTCAAAACAGTTTAGTACTTTCCCAGCCAGGGACAAAACACTGACCTCAAGCACATTATCCCTTATGAACATTATTATATACATCACGTACAATTACAGACCGAACAATACCTATGGTGGTGTCTTTCTCCCATAAGTCAGGGGGTTTTGCTCCCCCATTTTGTTCGCAGTCACTGTATGatcgtcggggggggggggggggggggctgacaccGGCGCTTTGCCTGCCTCTTCAGCCCTCCGCACATCCCGACTCATAAATCAGAGGGCCGCCTGAGCCCAGTATGACTCAGCTAAACTGGTGCAGTGAGCAGCAACTGGCCCGTTGTCAATTGACTGAGGACAGAAGGGGAGCGCAATTCCATTAGAGCAAGGAAGACGAGGAaaaaagggaggagagagagagaaagacagagagacagggagtgtgtgtgtgtgtgtgtgtgtgtgtgtgtgtgtgtgtgtgtgtgtgtgtgtgtgtgtgtgtgtgtgtgtgtgtgtgtgtgtgtgtgtgtgtgtgtgtgtgtgtgtgtgtgtgtgtgtgtgtgtgtgtgtgtgtgtgtgtgtgtgtgtttgtgtgtaaggggGGTGTTCAGGGTGAAAacgagaagggagagagatgaggaagaaagggtggagagagagagagggagagggacagagacaggaggtgagtgtgtttgtgtgtgtgtgtgtgtgtgtgtgtgtgtgtgtgtgtgtgtgtgtgtgtgtgtgtgtgtgtgtgtgtgtgtgtgtgcgtgtgtgcttgcgtgtgtgtgtgggtgtgtgggtgtgtgcgtgtgtgtgtgtgtgggggggggatgtgcaGGGCAAAAAacgagaagggagagagatgaagcaGAAAAAAAACCTAAAGAGAGTAAcagcacagagagaaggagacaagGCGAAGACACTGGAGAATATCTCTGTAATAAACCATCGCTGAGGACAGACAGCTTTTATCCACTAAGTAGATAAAAAGATAGGTGGGGTGTGGCTCAAGGCAGCTGCAGAGACACAGTCCCTGTTGGTCCCTATAGCTTGCATATGAAAatgaatgccccccccccctccacaaaaAGTCCCTCAGACACAAACACCTGCCAAGGTTCACTTTCGAATTTTCATTGTGCATTTGTTGTGATGCTAATGTATGCCCATATGTGTTCAGGATATTTACTCTTAGGAGACCTGCGTCTAGAGCTGAACTGCTGgaagaatataaacacaaaatgCATGCAACGCTGCTCCCTGCCAACTTTATCATTCATCCTGTCCTCGGTTGACCTCTTCCTGAGGCAGACTGTTCTCCTCCCTcattccccctctgtctctctcgctctctctctctctctctctcactctctctctctctctctctttctctctccatatttctccctcgctctcactcactctccctctctctctctcttactcttttcctctctctctctctctctctctctctcctctttctctctccatatatctccctctccctctctttctctttctctctctctctctctctctctctctctctctccatatatctccctctccctctctttctctttctctctctctcgctctctctctctcacctgctctcttaatctctctctctctctctctctctctctctctctctctctctctctctctctctctctctctctctctctctctctctctctctctctctctctcatatagcTCTTACTCTTCtcgctccctccttctctctccatattactctctcactctctctctctttctctctctctctctctcgctctctctctctcacctgctctctctttctctctctctctctctctctctctctctctctctctctctctctctctctctctctctctctctctctctctcatattgcTTGAATTAATAAAGGCATTGCCAACCCAAAGGCACACCCAGTATAATCTTTAAAGAGTGTcttttttaatttgaaacacCAAACTACCCCTGAATGGACCATTACATCCAGGATACAGTGTCACTTTATGGGGACGGCGTGATAAAGCAGGGTTCTGTCTTTGACACTAAAGCACTGCTGATATCCTTGACAGGAGGGGAGCTGACTCAGCCAGACGCCACCGGCTGAAGGTGGCTGCAACAGAGTCCATAAAGCGTGCAGAATCCTACAGAAAGTTCCAATCCAGTCCCCTTGGCTTCCCTCCGCTGTGGCttgtattgttgcatttttaacaATGGGGTGTTGTCGGGTTGTGACAGCGGTGGCGCCTTATAGGGCCGTTAGGGAGCCACTGTAATGCCGTGTGGCGTGCTTACCGTGTGGTCGTCTCGGTCTGTCATGTTTTATACTAGTTACATAAGATGAGCGACCGCCCCCCTCCAGTAGAGCAGAAGGGGGCCGTTGGCCTGAAGTGGTCTCTGTGTCCTCGGGGAGACCGCTGagtagatcccccccccccatctacacGATTCAATCTGACAACAGAAGACAAAGTAGGCAGAGCAGCTCTTTCATAAAACAGCAGTCACTCAAAACGAACAAATGGGAATGTCGGCGGCAGCCTGTGTCGTTCATGTTAGGACATCCAGACTTTTGTTTCGTTATCCTCTGGAACAAGAACGTTTTGGGGGAGCCCTGTTTCTTTGTTGTAGTTCTAGTTCAGTGTAACATCTGGTTTTGAAGAAGTGCAGAGTAGAACCTGGTGTCAGACGGAGCGACTTTGAGCCTGGGGTGTCCAATACAAGCATGTACGGCAGATATTATGCATTTTGGTCCACTTGATCCAATTCTGATTAGATAATCAAGTTGGAGGAAGTTGCTGAGTTAAGGGGGTTGAGTCGATATCTGTACAAATGCAAGGATTTTCAGTCAGGTAAAAACTGTCTGATTGCAAGAGTGGCACCAGGGTGTAAGCCCACCAGTGCAGGGAAAAGAGGCCAAGGAGGACAAGTGCATAGAAATAAGGAGAGACGGCTCCTAATGTGATGATGTTGACTCCTGCAGTAAGGACGTACCTCCCTGTTCGGGGAAGGGAGCGTTGCCATGGCTCTTTCTGCTGCCTCTGCGGCTGTTGCATAGCAAGTCATTGAGTTGAGCGTAGTTCAGCAGGGAGAGTTACAGCTCCCTCTGCTGTCTGTACAGAATGGTGTTGGAGACCTCCTGGTGGCATTGTTCATTTACAGTTATGCCAGCGTTTTGTATTCCAGACAAATGGCCTTTCTTGTATTGAGATCTAAACCACATATATTGTGGAGATTTACTCTTTACTCTTAACTTaacctgtatgtgtgtttgtttgtgtgtgtgtgtgtgtgtgcatgtgtgtgtgtgtgtgtgtgtgcgtgcgtgcgtgtgtgtgtgtgtatgtgtgtgtgcgtgtgtgtattttacaAAAGTACATGTACACATAATGGATCACACTATAATCCTTGTCAGTGAGAATGGTCGACAGTTAACTCAAATGACATATGACCAGCTTTcatgcacgtatgtgtgtgtttgtgtgtatgtatatgtgtgtgtgtgtgtgtgtatgtgtgtgtgcgtgtgcgtgtgcgtgtgtgtgtgtgtgtacaaaacaGAAAACTAGTTGCACTCATTTATGGTAGCCTTGGACATGTTCATAGACTCTGTGTTTGAGGATTGCAAATTGCTGGACTTAATAAGAAGATCTCTAAGCAAATATCGAAATACAGCTCTGTGTCAGCAATCATCACTCTCCATGTATGGAGAAGGCGCTGTCATCTCTACCCCTGAATATTACTATATATTGATCTACTGATTCACTTGGTTGTAAATACTtgcacagtgtttgtgtgtttggatgcTATGGTGTTGTGGTATCGGTCATTCCAAATAAATGAATCaaatctgtgtatgtatgtgtgtgtgtgtgtgtgtgtgtgtgtgtgtgtgtgtgtgtgtgtgtgtgtgcgtgcgtgcgtgcgtgcgtgcgtgcgtgcgtgcgtgcgtgcgtgtgtgtgtgtgaatggatgcgtgtgtgtgtgtgtgtttgtgtgtgtgtgtatggaagcGTGTGTGTTGATGGGTGTATGTAtatggatgcatgtgtgtgtgtgtgtgtgtgtatatgaagatgcgtgcgtgtgtgtaatggTGTGAGTCAGTAAGTGCATGTGAAAGTCCATGACCAGAATAAAGCaaacaatgtattttatttCCGTCAAGGGATCGTTTCATTTTGATGAACAGCTCGTTCTCCAAGGCCATGGAGCAACGCTCAGCCGTCATTAAGTGGCAAAAGNNNNNNNNNNNNNNNNNNNNNNNNNNNNNNNNNNNNNNNNNNNNNNNNNNNNNNNNNNNNNNNNNNNNNNNNNNNNNNNNNNNNNNNNNNNNNNNNNNNNACAATGGTGCTGACGGCAATCGTTTGAAATGCACCAGCTAAACCCCCGATTAATTTAACACACCAAAAATTATTTACAGCTTGTCTGCCTTGTCAACGGGTAAATTACCACAGTTATCATTTAAATATGAGGGGAAGTTCAGAACCATTTCATAATAAACGTATGAACAGCTGTTGAACAGCGAGCATTCACACTCTTCTCCTCTGAACCGTTTTGAATCCAAGTGGATATtgttgctttcaaaaatattcagccattgttttagttttattgGACATTCGTTTATTTCCTGTAATGCTGAAATGTAATGTAGGCGTTGAAGGGCAATATTTAAATAGAACCTAGTTGAGTTTTAGAGCAGATTTTTTCAAAATGATGCATCATATTTCATATTGTTTTAAGTATATTAGGAATTCGACATGGGTGTCCTGCTTGAGCAGAATGGCCTTCCTCTCTGCATGACAAAACGCATATGGCATTAGATCATCCATTACCACTGGGTGAATTCGTATGGACAACTGATACTTCCCTTTTCCATCAAACTTCTCTTTTATAACGACGTGCGGGTGTAGAATATGCAGTAGGAAGTGGAACGGAGAGTTCCCAGTGAGAGCTCACTGAAAATACGAGTAGGCCGTCATCATGCATAGGCCTCATACATCATCGATCACACACCGGGTCTGCACCGTGCACCTCGTTGATCCAACACAACAACGGTAGTGACATGTCACGTTCCGCCAACGAAGAGCAATGTCGTTCATTGCATAATCCAATCAGGTGGTGGCAGTATAGCATTCCTTTTTACAGTGTTCATAATTTATTGTTTTTGCGTTTAGGTAATCGAACTACTTATTTATATTATCCCACATGAAATAAACGAGATATTGATGATCGAAAAATAATTGAtaatcgcacgcacacacacacacacacacacacacacacacacacacacacacacacacacacacacacacacacacacacacacacacacacacacacacacacacgcaactgcTTGCAGGACCTATATTTACCACGGATGTGTTTAAGAACGACATTTATTTACCAAATAATTAACGCAAATGACCCCGTTTAGATAAAACCTGCACAAAAATGGCAAGAGAAGACCAGTTTGTTGAACGCAACTGACAGCTGAAAGATATTGACAGGGCCATTTGGCTGAGCAGTGGAGCCAAACGAGAGAGAAATGGGCCCCCTGCGGGGACATAAGGTTAGAGATAACAAGACCATCAGAAGGATCCTCACTTCATGCAGATGCACGGAACCTTTCTCTGACGTTACATTAGCAGGCGAGACGGCCTTGGGGCATATCCATTCAGAGCAGAAATCCTCAAAAAGTTAATCACTACCTGAACAACTAAACCCAGTGGAACGAACACCAACCCCCCAGCAGTTCTGTTTAAACCAAATACTGTATTGAATTGATTTTAAACACACATTCCTAGGAAAACTACCATCGAATCAGCAGATTGAAAAGTTCACC of Gadus macrocephalus chromosome 11, ASM3116895v1 contains these proteins:
- the LOC132467961 gene encoding neurofilament light polypeptide-like produces the protein MTSFGYDSYMPSSYKRKTVVRSGGYGGGGYSGGGGIVSRTMYSSHAAAPTYGSSARRVYPSHSRTTQYSAPMYSSTSAAELSISQAAQVSTEFKTLRTEEKAQLQDLNDRFASFIERVHELEQQKKLLETELLVLRQRHTEPSNLAGLYEQELRQLRAAVEEAGHEKQAAQNHRDQMDDVLGNLQGRYEQEVIAREDAEGRLVDARKVSDEAGLARAEHEKRVGTLLDELAFLKRLHESEISELQSQVQYSAQVSVEMEVVKPDLSASLRDVRVQYEKLAQRNLQSAEEWFCTKMNVMTVDSARNTDHARSAKDEVQQYRRQIKARELEIDACREMNQALEGQLQEVQDNQSNEVTELQVSIVQLEDELRQNKNDMARYLKEYQDLLNVKMALDIEIAAYRKLLEGEENRLSGPSMSHYSQSMYSSMSSGYPQYQMQSQLSSAAPYLHSYRLGSALVKEEIISASHAQQAEATREEDQEEEEEEEEQTEVEEAEEEVEEAQGEEEAESEKDQEEKEEDAEEEEGEAAEEAEGDAEAEGQEEGGDAEAEGEEEGGDAEAEAEEEGETEGEGDKEGAEEEGEGDEKSAEGDAEGEAADGAEEEEGAAEKEEKDEGEKEQPKGEEAPAKTQDDTKKV